A genomic region of Plasmodium vivax chromosome 1, whole genome shotgun sequence contains the following coding sequences:
- a CDS encoding proteasome subunit alpha type 6, putative (encoded by transcript PVX_088170A), which produces MVRQSQSMYDRHLTIFSPDGNLYQIEYAIKAVKNTNITSIGVKGEHCAVIISQKKMATQYISQDKLLDYNNITNIYNITDEIGCSMVGMPGDCLSMVYKARIEAAEFLYSNGHNVNVETLCRNICDKIQIFTQHAYMRLHACSGMIIGMDEDNKPGLFKFDPSGFCAGYRACVVGNKEQESISILERLLEKRKKKIQQETLEEDVQNTIILAIEALQTILAFDLKANEIEMAIVSKTNPNFTQISEKEIDNYLTFIAERD; this is translated from the exons ATGGTGAGACAGTCGCAGAGCATGTACGATAGGCACCTGACTATCTTCTCCCCCGATGGGAACCTCTACCAGATCG AATACGCCATCAAAGCAGTGAAGAACACCAACATAACGTCCATCGGCGTGAAAGGAGAACACTGTGCCGTCATcatttcccaaaaaaaaatggcaacgcAGTACATCTCGCAGGACAAACTGCTAGACTACAACAACATAACGAACATTTACAATATAACCGACGAGATCGGATGCTCCATGGTGGGAATGCCTGGGGATTGCCTCAGCATGGTGTATAAGGCCAGGATAGAGGCCGCCGAGTTCCTTTATTCCAATGGGCATAACGTTAACGTGGAAACCTTGTGCAGGAACATCTGCGACAAAATTCAGATCTTCACGCAGCACGCCTACATGAGGCTGCACGCTTGCA GCGGAATGATCATAGGCATGGACGAGGACAACAAGCCGGGGCTTTTCAAGTTCGACCCGTCGGGGTTCTGCGCAGGGTACCGCGCGTGCGTGGTCGGGAACAAGGAGCAGGAAAGCATAAGCATACTGGAGAGGCTGctggagaagaggaagaagaaaatacaGCAAGAGACGTTGGAGGAGGATGTACAGAACACCATCATCTTGGCCATAGAAGCGCTGCAGACCATTTTGGCGTTTGACTTGAAGGCCAACGAAATAGAAATGGCGATCGTTTCGAAGACGAACCCCAATTTTACGCAAATCAGCGAGAAGGAGATCGACAACTATTTGACCTTCATCGCGGAGCGGGATTAG